TCGCAGTCGTCAGTTTTGCGGTAGTCATATGCAGGTTCCTTGTCAGCGGTTCTTCCGCCGGGAACCACCCGTGCGCAGTCTCTACGCCTCTGCCTAAACAGCAGAAAGCAAAAGAGATCGTCTGCAAAGTCCAATCCACGAGACCAGCATCCACAAGCGCACGCCGCAGTGGGAGAAGGCCGTGCCTGCTCCTCCACGGTGGTGGCGGCAGGCCGGTCTTCGGACTTTGGGCTGCCTACAAGATGCCGCTTCCCAGCTCCGCCAGGAGCCAGTGCGATGATGCATCCTTCGTTCCCATTACCGCTGCGGGACAGCGCCGGATTCACACCGGCTTCCCGTTTAACCGCCGCCCGTGAGCGGCAGCACCTGCACAGGCCTAGTCTATCGAACCGGCCGGGACACTGCTGCAGCCGTGGTGCAACCCGGCGGAAGAGGGCCAGCGCAAGCAGAATCTGGGGTATACTGAAAAACGTTGTCCAATGCAGTAACTCCGTAAGGGAAACCATGCCTAAGCTCAAGACACACTCAGGTGCGGCCAAGCGCTTCAAGAAGACTGGTACCGGCAAGATCAAGCGCGGTCAGTCGAAGATGCGCCACATCCTCACCTCGAAGGAGAGCAAGACGAAGCGCAAGCTCGGCAAGTCGTCTTATGTCTCCGACGGCGACCACGCAAAGGTCAGCCGCATGATTCCCTACGCGTGAGCGTAGGCAGAATCTGAACCATTTCAGGTTGAGCCGCTGGAGACAGCAACGGGCCAAGAAAAGCGTACCGGCCCCTCGGTGAGCACAAGGGTGCAACACCGACATCAGACCTGAAGCAGCAAGCGCGTGAAGAGGTACTCTCACCTCCAGCCGCCAAAACGAAGTACGCAAAAGGAGAAACACGATGCCTCGCGTAAAACGTGGCACAAAACGCAGTGACCGGCGCAAAAAGATTCTTAAGCGCGCAAGTGGTTACTTCCTCACAAAATCGAAGCTCTACCAGGCAGCGCAGGAAGCTGTTGAGCGTGGACTGAAGTTTGCCTACACCGGCCGTAAGCAGAAGAAGCGTCAGTTCCGCTCGCTGTGGATCGTCCGTATCGGCGCCGCCGCCAAGCTGAATGGCCTGAGCTACTCGCAGTTCATCAGCGGCCTGAAGAAGGCCGGCATTGAGCTGGATCGCAAGGTTCTGGCCGACATCGCCGTCAACGACGCCGCGGGCTTCACCGCCCTGGCCCAGCAGGCCAAGGATGCCAACGCCGCCGCCAAGCAGGTTGCGTAAGTAACCGCTGCAAAGTTTCAAACTAATGGGCGCGACTTCGGTCGCGCCCATTAGTTTGTCGGCTACCGATAAAGCACCTACGGAACGGAACCGCGTAAAAGCAGATTTCTCCGCTACGGCTCCGAAATGACAAACAAAATGGGGATCAGGCCGAAGCTGCTTCGAGTTTTTGCGGTTTCGTAAACTCCATCAGCTATTCTGTCTTCATGGCCACTGCCGCCGGATCCCCTCAAAGAACCTTGAGCGTACCTGACCAGAGCGACGACCAGATGACCGGAAAGCCTCCCTTTGAACCATGGGGACGCTATCCGAAATACAACGCAAACGTTGTTCCCCTGCAGTGGCAAAGCGACTTTCCCGCCATCGTTTCCAGATACGGCGGTATGCATAACGGCGCACTTGCCGTGGGCATGGGCCGCAGCTACGGCGACGTCTGCCTGCTGAAAGACGGCAATCTGATGGTCACCACCGGGATGAACCGTATCCTGGGCTGGGATCCTGAGACCGGCATACTGACGGCCGAGGCCGGCATGACGCTGGCGCAGATTCTGGACTTCTGCGTTCCGCGCGGCTACTTTCTGCCCGTCACCCCCGGCACGAAGTACGTGACCCTGGGCGGAGCGATCGCCAACGACATTCACGGCAAGAACCATCACGTTGCCGGCACCTTCGGCTGCCATGTGCCGGAGTTTGAGCTGGTGCGTTCCGATGGGACCCATCTGCGCTGCTCCGCGACAGAAAATCCTGACTGGTATGCCGCTACCATCGGCGGTCTGGGCCTCACCGGCGTCATCACCTGGGCGAAGCTGAAAATGAAGCCCATCGTCAGCCGCAAGATCGACTACGAGGGAATCCAGTTTCACGGCGTCGACGAATTCCTCGCGCTGACTGAAGCCAGCAAGCACGTGGAATACACAGTGAGCTGGATTGATTGTTCCTCGACCGGCAAGAACTTTGCCCGCGGCGTCTTCATGCAAGGCGACCACACCCGCAATCCGGGAGAGCTGAAGCCTTCGCCCGAGCCGAAGCTGATCTTCCCGATCGAAGCTCCGGGCTTCATGCTCAACTCTGCTTCGGTCGCCGCGTTCAACACGGTCTTCTTCCATAAGCAGATGAAGAAGCGCGTCACCGCGCTGCAGGACTACGAGCCGTTCTTCTATCCACTGGATAAGGTGTTGAAGTGGAACCGCATGTACGGCACCAGCGGCCTGCTGCAGTTTCAGTACGCCATTCCATGGGAGCATGCGCGCGAGGGCACCATCGCCATCCTGAACGAAGTTGCCAAGAGCGGCCTCGCGTCCTTCCTGGCTGTGCTGAAGGCCTTCGGCGATGTTCCGTCGCCCGGCCTGCTCAGCTTCCCGCAGCCTGGCATTACGCTGGCGCTGGACTTTCCCATCAAGCCTGGCAAGAGCTTCCCGCTCTTCGACCGCCTGGCCCAGATGACGCTGGAGTTCGGCGGCAAGCTGTATCCGGCGAAAGATGCCCGCATGACCGCTACGCAGTACCAGAAGAGTTATCCAGAGTGGCAGCAGTTCCTACGCTACAAAGACCCGCTGCTCTCCTCCAGCTTCTGGGAGCGCGTGACACGAGAGGAATAGAACAACACCAATGAGCGAACGAGTTCTTGTACTGGGGGCAACCTCCGGCATTGCTGAAGCTACGTGCCGCGTATGGGCCAAACAGGGCGCAAGCCTGGTGCTGGTAGGCCGCAGCGCAGATAAGCTGGCCGCCGTGGCCGCCGATCTGCGGGCGCGCGGAGCCAGACTTGTGGAGACAGCGGTTGCCGATCTGGATGACACTGCGCGGCATCCGCAACTGTTGGCCGACTCCATCAACGCACTGGGCGGGCTGGATGTTGCCTATCTTGCCCACGGCATCATGGGCGAGCAGCAGCAGTCGGAAGAAGACTTCAACGCCGCCGCACAGGTGCTGTACACCAACTTCCTGTCGCCGGTCTCGCTGTGCACCTGGCTGTCGAACTACTTCGTCAAGCAGGGCCGCGGTGTGCTGGCAGTGATCTCTTCCGTAGCCGGTGAGCGCGGACGTAAATCCAACTACGTCTACGGCTCTTCGAAGGCGGGTCTGAGCGCCTTCCTGGATGGCCTGCGCAACCGTGTGGACCGCCAGGGTGTCACGGTGCTCACCATCAAGCCCGGTCCGGTAAAGACCGCGATGACCATGGGCATGAAGGGCAGCGAGAAGTTCGCCGATCCGGATAAGGTAGCGCAGAGCATCGTCGACGCGATCCACGCGAAAAAAGATGTCCTGTACGTGCCCGGCATCTGGAAGATCATCATGTTTGTGATCCGCCATATTCCGGAGTCGGTCTTCAAGAAGCTCAATCTGTAGTGACGCTGCCATCGTCACGCAGCAGAAAAGTAGAAGCACCACGCAGGTCCGTACGCTCCGTACGGACTTGTGCTGTTTGCAGCCGCTGCAGGATCTCCATACGCGGATGGCCGAAGCGGTTATGTCTTCCGGCGGAGATGACGGCGTAGCCGGGATGCAGCGCCTGCAACAGCTCCGGCGTTGTGGAGGAGAGGCTGCCGTGATGGCTAACCTTCAGCAGCGTGACCGGATGAACCATGCTCGATGAGAGCATCGTAGCTTCGCTCTGCCGCTCTGCGTCGCCTTCCAGCAGCACGGAGGCGCGGCCGTAGTCGATCTCCATCACCAGAGAGTCGTTATTGATCGGCCCAAGGCCATTGGGTGCAGATGCCTGTGGAGCCAGCACTTGCACGTGCATACCGTCCCAGGTCAGCGAGTCGGGAGCATGCAGCCAGCGCACGATAGTTCCCTGCTCGCGCGCCTGCTGCAAGAGACGATGGAACGATGCCGAACCGGCGTTCACACTGACCCACAATTCACGTGGATGAAAGTTTCGCAGGACGGCAGCCATACCGCCCATGTGATCGCTGTGCGCATGGGTGAGGGCAACCACATCCAGCGTGCGGATTCCACGAGACCAGAGATAAGGGGAGACTACCTCTTCGCCGATATCCCAGCCTCCGTTGGAGGGCTGCGTGGAACCGACCTGACCTCCTGCATCGATCAGCATGGTTGCTCCGTGCGGTGCGGCCAGCAGGATGGAGTCTCCCTGGCCGACATCGAGCGCCGTGACTTCCAGTTGTCCTTGATGCAGCGGGGCGCGGTAAGCCCACGTGACCGCAAGCATCGCCACTGGAAGCAGGACGGCCGTCAGCCATACCCAGCGGCCACGGCGCCGTACCAGCCACAAACACCCGCCCCAGCATGCAAGAGCAAAGAGCATGGCCCACACCGGCGGTGCAGGCATGCGGAGATCGACCGCGGGCGCGTAACTGACCCGCTGCGCGATCT
This genomic window from Terriglobus albidus contains:
- the rplT gene encoding 50S ribosomal protein L20; the protein is MPRVKRGTKRSDRRKKILKRASGYFLTKSKLYQAAQEAVERGLKFAYTGRKQKKRQFRSLWIVRIGAAAKLNGLSYSQFISGLKKAGIELDRKVLADIAVNDAAGFTALAQQAKDANAAAKQVA
- the rpmI gene encoding 50S ribosomal protein L35, with protein sequence MPKLKTHSGAAKRFKKTGTGKIKRGQSKMRHILTSKESKTKRKLGKSSYVSDGDHAKVSRMIPYA
- a CDS encoding FAD-binding oxidoreductase; the encoded protein is MTGKPPFEPWGRYPKYNANVVPLQWQSDFPAIVSRYGGMHNGALAVGMGRSYGDVCLLKDGNLMVTTGMNRILGWDPETGILTAEAGMTLAQILDFCVPRGYFLPVTPGTKYVTLGGAIANDIHGKNHHVAGTFGCHVPEFELVRSDGTHLRCSATENPDWYAATIGGLGLTGVITWAKLKMKPIVSRKIDYEGIQFHGVDEFLALTEASKHVEYTVSWIDCSSTGKNFARGVFMQGDHTRNPGELKPSPEPKLIFPIEAPGFMLNSASVAAFNTVFFHKQMKKRVTALQDYEPFFYPLDKVLKWNRMYGTSGLLQFQYAIPWEHAREGTIAILNEVAKSGLASFLAVLKAFGDVPSPGLLSFPQPGITLALDFPIKPGKSFPLFDRLAQMTLEFGGKLYPAKDARMTATQYQKSYPEWQQFLRYKDPLLSSSFWERVTREE
- a CDS encoding SDR family oxidoreductase, which codes for MSERVLVLGATSGIAEATCRVWAKQGASLVLVGRSADKLAAVAADLRARGARLVETAVADLDDTARHPQLLADSINALGGLDVAYLAHGIMGEQQQSEEDFNAAAQVLYTNFLSPVSLCTWLSNYFVKQGRGVLAVISSVAGERGRKSNYVYGSSKAGLSAFLDGLRNRVDRQGVTVLTIKPGPVKTAMTMGMKGSEKFADPDKVAQSIVDAIHAKKDVLYVPGIWKIIMFVIRHIPESVFKKLNL